In a single window of the Micrococcaceae bacterium Sec5.7 genome:
- a CDS encoding helix-turn-helix transcriptional regulator has translation MDINFDQPIFVISVAAELADMHPQTLRQYDRLGIVSPSRAPGKSRRYSQRDVNMLREVQRLSHEGVSLEGIKRILELENQVSALQRKVTELTEELGRRRTPLDSRIFAAGTAGDVVSLARGQRPRARSQAVVVWRPRGSE, from the coding sequence ATGGACATCAACTTTGACCAGCCGATCTTCGTGATCTCCGTGGCGGCGGAGCTGGCGGACATGCACCCGCAGACGCTACGGCAGTATGACCGGCTGGGCATTGTTTCGCCGAGCCGGGCTCCGGGCAAGTCCCGCCGTTACTCGCAGCGGGACGTCAACATGCTCCGCGAGGTCCAGCGGCTGTCCCACGAAGGAGTTTCGCTGGAGGGCATCAAGCGGATCCTCGAACTCGAAAACCAGGTCTCGGCACTCCAGCGCAAGGTGACGGAACTGACGGAAGAGCTGGGCCGCCGTCGTACTCCGCTGGATTCGCGGATCTTTGCCGCCGGTACCGCCGGTGATGTGGTCAGCCTGGCCCGCGGCCAGCGGCCACGCGCCCGGTCCCAGGCTGTGGTTGTGTGGCGGCCGCGCGGCAGCGAGTAG
- a CDS encoding glutamate--cysteine ligase, which yields MRTFGVEEELLIVDPASGRPLALAGRLLAISSSPGSTSSADGGPVLTAEFKQEQIEVQTSPCSSLDGLLEEIRRGRAAADAAARAVGARVAALATSPVPSSTHTTRDRRYAAMMERFGLTAREQFTCGFHVHVSIGSDEEGVAVLDRIRTWLPVLAALSANSPFWNGADTGYASYRTQAWSRWPTAGPAEILGSAAGYRSLIAGHIASGVLLDEGMIYFDARLSREHPTLEVRVADVCLEADDAAFIAGLVRALVETAAKEWRQGVPPHPVPSALLRLAVWRASRSGINGDLLHPEDNRPQPASHIIGALVSHVQAALAASGDLGCVQSGLAAMMQRGTGERRQRATLARTGKLSAVVADAIHLSHRPRPLSGDLAGAGTFRLD from the coding sequence ATGCGTACATTCGGGGTCGAGGAAGAGCTGCTGATCGTGGATCCTGCCAGCGGCCGACCGCTGGCCCTGGCCGGACGCTTACTGGCCATCAGCAGCTCCCCGGGCAGCACCTCATCCGCTGACGGCGGGCCCGTACTGACGGCCGAATTCAAACAGGAGCAGATCGAGGTCCAGACCAGCCCCTGTTCAAGCCTCGATGGCCTGTTGGAGGAAATCCGCCGCGGACGCGCCGCGGCGGACGCTGCCGCGCGGGCTGTGGGGGCCAGGGTCGCTGCCCTGGCCACGTCCCCTGTACCCTCCTCCACGCACACCACACGCGATCGCCGCTATGCGGCCATGATGGAGCGGTTCGGCCTCACGGCGAGGGAACAGTTCACGTGCGGGTTCCACGTGCACGTCTCCATCGGTTCGGATGAGGAAGGCGTGGCGGTCCTGGACCGGATCCGTACCTGGCTGCCGGTGCTGGCGGCCCTGAGCGCGAATTCACCGTTCTGGAACGGCGCCGACACCGGGTATGCCAGCTACCGCACACAGGCCTGGAGCCGATGGCCAACGGCCGGGCCGGCCGAGATCCTCGGCTCGGCCGCCGGGTACCGCTCCCTCATCGCGGGGCATATCGCATCGGGTGTTCTCCTGGACGAAGGGATGATCTACTTTGATGCCCGCCTGTCCCGGGAACACCCCACCTTGGAGGTACGTGTCGCCGATGTCTGCCTGGAAGCCGACGACGCCGCTTTCATCGCGGGGCTGGTCCGTGCACTCGTGGAGACGGCCGCAAAGGAATGGCGGCAGGGCGTCCCGCCCCACCCGGTCCCGTCCGCCCTGCTTCGGCTGGCGGTCTGGCGGGCCAGCCGGTCTGGCATCAACGGTGATCTCCTTCACCCGGAGGACAACCGGCCGCAACCGGCGTCGCACATCATCGGGGCACTGGTCAGCCATGTCCAGGCCGCACTGGCCGCCTCCGGGGATCTCGGCTGTGTGCAATCAGGGCTGGCTGCCATGATGCAGCGGGGAACCGGGGAACGCCGGCAACGCGCCACCCTCGCACGCACAGGAAAGCTGTCCGCCGTCGTTGCCGACGCCATCCATCTCAGCCACCGCCCACGGCCTCTCAGCGGGGATCTCGCCGGTGCCGGGACCTTCAGGCTGGATTGA
- a CDS encoding DnaJ C-terminal domain-containing protein, whose product MASQDWVDKDFYAILGIAKDASDADIKKAYRKLARKYHPDTNSGDVAAEKQFKDVSEAYSVLSDPEDRQQYDAIRAMGSARFAPGGAGGAGNGGFEDMFGGLFNGAGAGRRPGGYSTSGGLPPEFADLFGGGGFGGQPGFQRAPQKGADRTATTSISFAGSIRGTTIGLREPSGEVIDVRVPAGIKDGQKVRVRGKGQPSSAGNGDLMVAVTVKPHDFYTRDGDNLRIHVPVSFPEAALGADIEVPTIDGEKVKVRVPAGTPTGRTLRVKGHGVKTAKVTGDLLVTIDVAVPQKLSKEAEEAVKAFAAATAGADLREDLAAKARL is encoded by the coding sequence TTGGCTAGCCAGGACTGGGTGGACAAGGACTTTTACGCGATCCTTGGCATCGCCAAGGACGCTTCCGACGCCGACATCAAGAAGGCCTACCGGAAGCTGGCGCGCAAGTACCACCCGGATACCAACTCCGGTGATGTGGCTGCGGAGAAGCAGTTCAAGGATGTTTCGGAGGCCTACTCGGTGCTCTCCGACCCAGAGGACCGCCAGCAGTATGACGCGATCCGTGCCATGGGCAGTGCACGCTTTGCTCCCGGCGGTGCCGGCGGAGCAGGCAACGGAGGCTTCGAGGATATGTTCGGCGGGCTGTTCAACGGTGCCGGTGCCGGCCGCCGTCCCGGCGGTTACAGCACGTCCGGCGGACTCCCGCCTGAGTTCGCAGATCTCTTCGGCGGTGGAGGTTTCGGCGGCCAACCTGGCTTCCAGCGCGCACCCCAAAAGGGTGCGGACCGTACGGCGACCACCAGCATCTCGTTTGCCGGGTCCATCCGTGGCACCACAATCGGGCTGCGGGAGCCGAGCGGCGAGGTCATCGACGTCCGCGTTCCGGCCGGCATCAAGGACGGCCAGAAGGTCCGCGTCCGGGGCAAGGGCCAGCCCAGTTCAGCCGGTAACGGTGATCTGATGGTTGCCGTCACGGTGAAGCCCCACGATTTTTACACCCGCGACGGCGACAACCTCCGCATCCACGTGCCGGTCTCCTTCCCGGAGGCTGCTTTGGGCGCTGATATTGAAGTACCGACCATCGACGGGGAAAAGGTCAAGGTCCGTGTTCCTGCCGGCACACCCACGGGGCGCACGCTCCGGGTCAAGGGCCACGGTGTGAAAACGGCAAAGGTCACCGGCGATCTGCTGGTGACAATCGACGTCGCCGTTCCGCAGAAGCTGAGCAAGGAAGCAGAGGAAGCAGTCAAAGCCTTCGCTGCTGCCACCGCCGGTGCGGACCTGCGCGAAGACCTGGCAGCCAAAGCCAGGCTTTAG